From Mobula birostris isolate sMobBir1 chromosome 22, sMobBir1.hap1, whole genome shotgun sequence, the proteins below share one genomic window:
- the LOC140186130 gene encoding volume-regulated anion channel subunit LRRC8D-like, with protein sequence MFSVSDVSTLENKPPAIRVFKPWWDTCMDYLAIIMLLLSIFGCSIQLYMDNTLCLPYISEVDGKAGELKSNQPNTSEISHVNANPQAIMSPTLTPEISQGKITQLYNWQYFYINQVCHSQIPWFTRFFSYIILFHTVGLIICSNFCFTYPKTSSKLQQFLDILQKCLQSPWTSKALSTAIIVDTSEVEKVLELETQKASESDTEEITLKTDPSANKAPTGIQSNTMETDSSLDKKDAEQAKALFEKVRKFRLHVEEKDTIYKLYAGQTLVKTIYCLIIIGYFPAYIYVIEFYNKCEPNALSLVFYKTFRCTYPTARFIGKMALLYLGLIVIYWILCVHTLIWVFRKPLKQYSFEKRENQFSDIPDVKNDFAFLMHLIDQYDTLFCNRLAVFLSEVSEKKLKFLSLNNDWTAEKVKKHLTKTKKDQFELYLFMLSGIPEAVYDVTEIQVLKLELCSNVKISNKITQLTQLEEIWLSHCVTEVTPLALMWLRNQLKKVGVKYVNRDEIPDWIYKLIQLKELYLTGKLAIEKKAVELESMKGLRSLKVLYLKTSLSKLPSAIIDVAFHLVKLCIHNDKTKLLSLSILKKMVNLTQIELHNCELDKIPTAIYTLSKLQVLDLKGNNLTKIEDITHLQYLERLNCLKFWFNMIKVIPPTINLIKKLEYLYMSNNQIEVLPKTLFSIEKLYYLELQNNNISVIPPDIGNLKHLYFLDLRHNRIEVLPDQLFKCVKLMTLKLSYNLISSLSGKISRLAQLSQLELQGNHLEKLPSEIGQCLLLKVSGLIVEQYVFESLPLEIREKMDGS encoded by the coding sequence ATGTTTTCGGTCTCTGATGTTTCAACTTTGGAAAATAAGCCACCAGCCATCCGGGTCTTCAAACCTTGGTGGGATACTTGCATGGATTACCTGGCCATCATTATGTTGCTGTTGTCTATCTTTGGCTGCAGCATACAGCTTTACATGGATAATACTTTATGCTTGCCATACATCAGTGAAGTTGATGGAAAGGCAGGTGAGCTAAAATCAAACCAGCCAAATACTTCAGAAATATCTCACGTCAATGCTAATCCACAGGCAATTATGAGCCCAACCCTGACTCCTGAAATCAGTCAAGGAAAGATTACTCAGTTATACAATTGGCAATATTTCTACATCAATCAAGTATGTCACAGTCAAATTCCTTGGTTTACCAGATTCTTCTCTTACATAATTTTATTTCATACAGTTGGTCTGATTATCTGTAGTAATTTCTGTTTTACATATCCCAAAACAAGCTCCAAACTGCAACAATTCCTTGACATTCTTCAGAAATGTCTGCAATCACCATGGACATCCAAAGCCCTATCTACAGCAATCATTGTTGATACTAGTGAAGTGGAGAAGGTCTTGGAGCTAGAGACACAGAAAGCCTCTGAAAGTGATACTGAAGAGATAACCCTTAAAACTGATCCATCAGCCAATAAAGCTCCCACAGGCATTCAGTCGAACACAATGGAAACTGATTCATCCCTGGACAAGAAGGACGCAGAGCAAGCTAAAGCTTTGTTTGAGAAAGTCAGGAAATTTAGACTTCATGTTGAAGAAAAAGATACAATTTATAAATTATATGCTGGGCAAACTTTAGTCAAAACTATATATTGCTTAATTATCATTGGTTACTTTCCAGCCTATATTTACGTTATTGAATTTTACAATAAATGTGAGCCTAATGCATTATCATTGGTTTTTTACAAGACTTTCAGATGTACTTATCCTACCGCTCGTTTCATTGGGAAAATGGCCCTACTGTACTTAGGTTTAATAGTTATCTATTGGATACTCTGCGTCCACACATTAATATGGGTTTTCAGAAAACCGCTAAAGCAATATTCGTTTGAGAAACGAGAAAATCAATTCAGTGATATCCCTGATGTAAAAAATGACTTTGCCTTCTTGATGCATTTAATCGATCAGTATGATACACTGTTTTGCAATCGCCTTGCAGTTTTCCTTTCAGAAGTAAGTGAGAAAAAGCTAAAATTTTTAAGTTTGAATAACGATTGGACAGCAGAGAAGGTGAAAAAGCATTTAACTAAAACTAAGAAAGATCAGTTTGAGTTGTACCTTTTCATGCTCTCTGGAATTCCTGAGGCTGTCTATGATGTTACTGAGATACAGGTCTTAAAGCTGGAACTTTGTAGTAATGTTAAAATTTCCAACAAAATTACTCAACTCACCCAGCTGGAAGAAATCTGGCTGTCACACTGTGTAACTGAAGTTACACCATTAGCTTTGATGTGGTTGAGAAACCAACTCAAAAAAGTGGGAGTTAAATATGTAAATCGTGATGAAATACCTGACTGGATCTACAAACTGATTCAGCTCAAAGAATTGTACCTTACTGGAAAGCTAGCTATTGAAAAGAAAGCTGTAGAACTGGAATCAATGAAAGGACTCCGCTCCTTGAAAGTTCTTTACCTAAAGACAAGTCTCTCCAAGCTGCCCTCCGCCATCATTGATGTTGCATTCCACTTGGTCAAGCTTTGTATTCACAATGATAAGaccaagctcctgagccttagTATCTTAAAGAAAATGGTCAATCTGACCCAAATTGAACTTCACAACTGTGAACTAGACAAGATCCCAACAGCCATTTATACTTTATCCAAACTTCAAGTCCTGGACCTCAAAGGTAACAACCTTACCAAAATTGAAGACATTACCCATCTGCAATATCTGGAGAGATTAAACTGTTTGAAGTTCTGGTTCAATATGATCAAAGTGATTCCACCAACAATTAATTTAATCAAGAAGCTTGAGTACCTATACATGTCCAACAACCAGATCGAAGTCTTGCCAAAAACCCTTTTCAGTATTGAGAAACTGTATTATCTTGAGTTACAAAACAACAACATTTCTGTAATTCCACCTGATATTGGGAATCTCAAACATCTGTACTTTTTAGATCTGCGTCACAACAGAATTGAAGTCCTTCCAGATCAGCTCTTCAAATGTGTCAAACTCATGACTCTGAAGCTAAGTTATAACTTAATTTCATCCCTCAGTGGCAAGATTTCAAGACTCGCTCAACTATCTCAGTTGGAACTCCAGGGAAATCACTTGGAGAAACTCCCATCAGAAATAGGACAGTGCCTCTTGTTGAAAGTTAGTGGACTCATTGTAGAACAGTATGTTTTTGAGTCACTTCCTTTAGAAATAAGAGAGAAGATGGATGGAAGTTAA
- the LOC140186223 gene encoding volume-regulated anion channel subunit LRRC8D-like yields the protein MFSLEEISSVTRSPPSFRIFKPWWDTFMDYLAMTMLMIAVFGGTMQIYKDRTICLPIKANSTHSAPSPIDANISWADKHVDFNITDLHHTIINQKSIKISRVNAIFAVEHTKTNLDYQQYRYVNQACYFHAVPWFSKHFSSFILIHTVALMICSNFWFKYPKTSSKIEHLVFILEKCFDSPWTTELLSLAVTENSSEMNIRAQEKRKSTAAGQGISESAKSSTRTHSVIKKQFQLLDKKDGEQAKSLFEKVRKFRFHVEQEDTIYKLYVGQMVFKSLQCLAILCYFMVFIKDVNFDIICRPGMENVIGYEIFICTFSIALLLQRLILLYLILVTIYVGLCLRTLIWILRSPLKQYSFEKRETQFSDIPNVKNDFAFLLHLIDQYDPLYCTRFCIFLSEASEKKLKMLNLNNDWTVDKVRQQLIQNNKEQLELQLFMLTGIPQAVYDVTELQALRMELCTDIKISSKVTHLVHLEELSIVNCKVIVKPTALFFLGNKLHSLLVTFSVHEEVPEWINKLTRLRELSLIGSINLETKTLELEFLKELRYLKILRINSNLTKIPFNVLYVAPHLIGLSIFNNKNKLEVLHNLGGMFNLARLDLQNCQLDNIPHGIFSLTNLQELNLQGNELRQVDELGAFRQLPRLSSLNLSNNKITSLPDSFLFIGNLEQFNASDNQIETLPNSLFAIQKLHHLYLSNNRLMAIPTSIKNLKYLTFLDLSSNKLETLPDELFQCRRLKTLKLNNNLLTSLSGKIQQCSLLSKLELKGNPLEELPVEIGQCSKLKHSGLIIDEFLSETLPMPVKANLMSNQEAPLDVRLIIPNKASYPKLDNLV from the coding sequence ATGTTCAGCTTGGAAGAAATATCTTCAGTAACTAGATCTCCTCCATCCTTCCGGATCTTCAAACCATGGTGGGATACCTTCATGGATTATTTGGCAATGACCATGTTGATGATCGCTGTGTTTGGGGGCACCATGCAAATATACAAGGATAGGACAATTTGTTTACCAATTAAAGCTAATTCCACTCACAGTGCTCCATCACCTATTGATGCTAACATAAGCTGGGCAGATAAACATGTTGATTTTAATATAACCGATTTACATCATACAATAATTAATCAAAAATCCATTAAAATATCACGGGTAAATGCCATCTTTGCTGTTGAACACACCAAGACAAATTTGGACTATCAACAGTATCGCTATGTCAACCAGGCATGTTATTTCCACGCTGTTCCCTGGTTTTCTAAGCACTTTTCCTCTTTCATACTTATCCATACTGTTGCGTTGATGATTTGCAGCAATTTCTGGTTCAAGTATCCCAAAACAAGCTCCAAAATAGAGCATCTGGTCTTCATCTTGGAGAAGTGCTTCGATTCCCCCTGGACAACTGAACTCCTCTCTCTGGCCGTCACAGAGAACAGCAGCGAAATGAACATCCGGGCGCAAGAGAAACGTAAAAGCACAGCGGCAGGCCAAGGTATCAGCGAATCCGCTAAAAGCTCAACACGGACGCACTCTGTTATAAAGAAGCAGTTCCAATTACTGGACAAGAAGGATGGAGAACAAGCCAAATCCCTGTTCGAGAAAGTGAGAAAGTTCAGGTTTCATGTAGAGCAAGAGGACACCATATATAAACTCTATGTTGGACAAATGGTTTTTAAATCCCTGCAGTGCTTAGCGATCCTTTGTTATTTTATGGTATTCATTAAAGATGTCAACTTTGACATTATATGTCGCCCCGGCATGGAGAATGTGATTGGTTACGagatttttatttgcacatttaGCATCGCCCTTCTGTTGCAGAGGCTCATCCTGCTCTATCTGATTTTGGTAACCATTTATGTGGGGCTTTGTCTTCGCACCCTCATTTGGATCTTGAGGTCACCCCTGAAACAATATTCATTCGAGAAACGTGAAACCCAGTTCAGCGACATTCCTAATGTAAAGAACGATTTTGCTTTCTTGTTACATCTGATCGATCAGTATGACCCCCTGTACTGCACACGCTTCTGCATCTTCCTGTCCGAGGCAAGTGAGAAAAAGTTGAAGATGTTAAATTTGAATAATGACTGGACTGTGGACAAGGTAAGACAGCAATTAATCCAAAATAACAAGGAGCAGCTGGAACTTCAACTCTTCATGTTAACAGGAATTCCTCAGGCAGTCTACGACGTGACTGAGTTACAGGCCTTAAGGATGGAACTGTGCACTGACATTAAGATAAGTTCCAAGGTAACTCACCTTGTCCACTTGGAAGAACTTTCGATTGTAAACTGCAAAGTCATCGTTAAACCAACTGCTTTATTCTTTCTAGGCAACAAATTGCATTCGCTTCTGGTCACTTTTTCAGTTCATGAGGAGGTGCCTGAATGGATCAATAAACTGACCCGACTCAGAGAGCTTTCCTTGATTGGAAGCATTAATTTAGAAACTAAAACATTGGAACTAGAATTCTTAAAAGAACTTCGTTATTTGAAAATCCTTCGAATCAATAGCAACCTCACAAAGATACCCTTCAACGTGTTGTATGTGGCTCCCCATTTGATAGGGCTGTCAATTTTTAATAATAAGAACAAGCTTGAAGTGCTCCACAATTTAGGGGGCATGTTCAACTTAGCTCGTCTTGACCTTCAAAACTGTCAGCTGGACAATATACCCCACGGCATTTTTAGCCTCACCAATCTGCAAGAATTGAACCTCCAGGGAAATGAACTCAGACAAGTGGATGAACTTGGAGCTTTTCGGCAACTACCAAGACTGTCCTCCCTCAATCTCAGTAACAACAAAATTACTTCCCTTCCAGATTCCTTTCTTTTCATCGGCAACCTTGAACAATTTAATGCATCAGACAATCAGATTGAGACCCTACCAAATAGTTTATTTGCTATTCAGAAGCTACATCATCTGTACTTGAGTAACAATCGTCTAATGGCCATTCCCACATCTATTAAAAACCTCAAGTACCTTACATTTCTAGATCTGAGCTCCAATAAGTTGGAAACTTTACCAGATGAGTTGTTCCAATGTAGGAGGCTCAAGACTCTAAAGCTGAACAATAATTTACTTACCTCCCTTAGTGGGAAGATTCAACAATGCTCCCTACTTTCAAAACTGGAACTCAAAGGGAATCCTTTGGAAGAACTTCCTGTGGAAATTGGACAGTGTAGCAAACTGAAACATAGTGGTCTGATAATAGATGAATTCTTATCCGAGACACTTCCTATGCCGGTCAAAGCAAATCTGATGTCCAACCAGGAGGCTCCTCTGGATGTCAGACTAATAATCCCCAACAAGGCGTCATATCCCAAACTGGACAACCTTGTATAA